From the genome of Saccopteryx bilineata isolate mSacBil1 chromosome 6, mSacBil1_pri_phased_curated, whole genome shotgun sequence, one region includes:
- the LOC136307725 gene encoding arylamine N-acetyltransferase 1-like → MDIEAYFERIGYKKSRNKLDLETLTDILQHQIWAIPFENLNIHCGEPMELGLEAIFDQIVRRNRGGWCLQVNQLLYWALTTIGFETTMLGGYVYIPPASQYSSAMCHLLLQVTIDGRNYIADAGFGSSYQMWQPLELISGKDQPQVPCIFRLTEETGIWYLDQIRREQYIPNQEFLNSDLLEKNKYRKIYSFTLEPRTIEDFESVNEHLQMSAASVFISNSFCSLQTRDGVHCLVGFSLAFRKFSYKDSMDLVEFKTLNEEEIEEELKNIFNISLEKKLVPKHGDKLFTI, encoded by the coding sequence ATGGACATTGAAGCATATTTTGAAAGAATTGGTTATAAGAAGTCTAGGAACAAATTGGACCTGGAAACACTCACTGACATTCTTCAGCACCAGATCTGGGCCATTCCCTTTGAGAACCTTAACATCCATTGTGGGGAACCCATGGAATTGGGCTTGGAGGCCATTTTTGATCAAATCGTGAGGAGGAACCGGGGTGGGTGGTGTCTCCAGGTCAATCAACTTCTGTACTGGGCTCTGACCACCATCGGTTTCGAGACCACAATGTTGGGCGGGTATGTGTACATCCCTCCAGCCAGCCAATATAGCAGTGCTATGTGTCACCTCTTGCTGCAGGTGACCATAGATGGCAGGAACTACATAGCTGATGCTGGGTTTGGAAGCTCCTACCAGATGTGGCAACCTCTGGAGTTAATTTCTGGGAAGGATCAGCCACAGGTGCCCTGCATCTTTCGCTTGACAGAAGAGACAGGGATCTGGTACCTGGACCAAATCAGAAGAGAGCAGTACATTCCAAACCAAGAATTTCTTAATTCTGATCTCCTGGAAAAGAATAAGTATCGAAAAATCTACTCCTTTACTCTTGAACCTCGAACAATCGAAGATTTTGAGTCTGTTAATGAGCATCTTCAGATGTCTGCTGCATCTGTGTTTATAAGCAACTCATTTTGTTCCTTGCAGACCCGAGATGGGGTTCACTGTTTAGTGGGCTTCAGCCTCGCCTTTAGAAAATTCAGTTATAAGGACAGTATGGATTTGGTGGAGTTTAAGACactgaatgaagaagaaatagaagaagagctgaaaaatatatttaatatttccttGGAGAAAAAGCTTGTGCCCAAACATGGTGATAAGTTATTTACCATTTAG